A genomic stretch from Mya arenaria isolate MELC-2E11 chromosome 10, ASM2691426v1 includes:
- the LOC128204666 gene encoding receptor-type tyrosine-protein phosphatase alpha-like — MSNYEVKLNSQQSCVNLSSCLYVLANEGNERNNRDSIDSNQRHQASTSSSVNQPTSICEIDLEFDKDSIHEAESTPGVYYNNSVALQRPKVSVDGLVEYVDSLTQDDIKVAFEKFPQGLIKPYVHSQRSGNLQRNRYKGIYPYDDCRVKIRDEDTDYINASFIDGYKKRKEYIATLGPMSQQLGDEFEPFWRMVWQQKVEKIVMVTNLIENGTGKCEQYWPNVGTNKMYGEFRIRCHSEDMYAEFTRRALTIAKSSEERSIYQLHFTCWPDKGIPDDVTAIIEFRQRVLNTPTAYKGPTVVHCSAGVGRTGTYIALDILTKEGETEGAVDIPGCVVNMRQNRPNMIQTMEQYQYLHKAVVYSLTFNCTPIKAEQFQQYMKTTRRADLNRQFQQLQHTVEQRSKQEANAVKRNKEHLAKNRANADIPGDENRPRLYLRLESGSSDYINAVYIHGFKEKRRFLVAQTPLPETVNAFLTLVVQENCSCIVSFEPDMDKQRNVGIYYPAENMQVLKKGSFEVSSSRETRKSHYAMRNLKIRHTGATGRLPEKTLSHIQFTEWDEIKNVPLSVKNFLTFLNDVEETANKQKDGPILLHCFDGAGRTGLFCVVSMLLRKMAIEHEVSVLNDVRKVKTMRRLAIPNLDQFIFCHESVMEYLRAFDKDVYANFAGSNE; from the exons ATGTCAAATTACGAGGTCAAACTCAATAGTCAACAGTCATGTGTTAATTTAAGCTCATGCTTGTATGTCCTAG CAAACGAAGGGAATGAGCGCAACAACCGAGATTCCATCGATTCTAATCAACGGCATCAGGCAAGCACGTCTTCTTCAGTAAATCAACCAACATCAATATGCGAGATTGATCTGGAATTTG ATAAAGATTCTATTCACGAAGCTGAAAGTACTCCTGGTGTATATTACAACAACTCGGTCGCTTTGCAGAGGCCTAAAGTTTCTGTTGACGGTCTTGTTGAATACGTTGATTCATTAACACAGGATGATATCAAAGTTGCATTTGAG AAATTTCCCCAAGGGCTTATTAAGCCGTACGTTCACTCCCAAAGAAGTGGCAACTTGCAAAGAAACAGATACAAGGGCATTTATCCAT ATGACGATTGCAGAGTAAAGATTCGGGATGAAGATACGGATTACATCAATGCAAGTTTTATTGAT GGATATAAAAAGAGGAAAGAGTACATCGCGACCTTAG GACCAATGTCGCAGCAACTGGGAGATGAATTCGAACCCTTCTGGCGAATGGTTTGGCAACAGAAGGTTGAGAAAATTGTCATGGTCACAAACTTGATTGAAAATGGG ACGGGTAAATGTGAACAGTATTGGCCAAACGTTGGTACTAACAAGATGTATGGCGAGTTTAGAATTAGGTGTCATTCGGAGGACATGTATGCCGAGTTTACGAGAAGAGCCCTTACAATTGCAAAG TCATCCGAAGAAAGGTCCATCTACCAACTGCACTTCACATGTTGGCCAGACAAAGGCATTCCTGATGATGTCACAGCAATCATTGAATTCAGACAAAGAGTACTGAATACGCCTACAGCGTATAAAGGGCCTACTGTGGTCCACTGCAG TGCTGGTGTGGGACGAACGGGCACATACATTGCTCTGGACATCCTGACGAAGGAGGGTGAAACTGAAGGAGCGGTTGATATCCCTGGATGTGTGGTCAACATGCGACAGAACAGGCCGAACATGATACAGACTATG GAGCAGTATCAATATCTCCACAAGGCTGTTGTGTATTCCCTGACTTTCAATTGCACACCGATCAAGGCAGAACAGTTTCAGCAATACATGAAGACAACAAGAAGAGCTGACTTAAACAGGCAATTTCAA CAACTTCAGCACACCGTTGAACAGCGATCAAAACAGGAAGCAAACGcagtcaaaagaaataaagaacACTTGGCTAAAAACCGAGCCAATGCAGACATACCAG gTGATGAAAATCGACCACGACTCTACCTTCGGTTGGAAAGTGGATCGTCCGATTACATCAATGCTGTGTACATACAT GGTTTCAAAGAAAAACGCCGATTTCTTGTTGCACAGACTCCCTTGCCAGAGACCGTTAATGCCTTCCTGACATTGGTTGTCCAAGAAAACTGCTCATGCATTGTCAGTTTTGAACCAGACATGGACAAACAAAGG AATGTTGGAATATACTACCCGGCGGAAAACATGCAGGTGTTAAAGAAGGGGTCATTTGAAGTCAGCTCTTCACGTGAAACAAGGAAATCCCACTATGCAATGAGAAACCTTAAAATACGTCATACGGGGGCGACAGGG cGTCTTCCTGAGAAAACTCTGTCCCACATTCAGTTCACTGAGTGGGATGAAATTAAGAATGTCCCTCTTTCTGTTAAAAACTTTCTCACCTTCCTGAATGACGTGGAGGAAACAGCAAACAAACAGAAAGATGGACCGATACTTCTTCATTGTTT TGATGGAGCAGGCCGAACGGGTCTATTCTGTGTGGTGTCAATGCTGCTGAGGAAGATGGCCATAGAACACGAAGTTAGTGTTCTCAA
- the LOC128205529 gene encoding cell death abnormality protein 1-like, producing the protein MTEMIFWILTILCVVRSCMAVTVMIDGKELDCEKNCTCCKRGTTCRYDNVCTGGCVATISGHRCRHSCPENCYTCEYNYGQICHTCKDTFYDNTSSCSKSCSVGCNNATCNDDGTCDPCQANFEGPRCTTCIQGKYGPDCILNCSNQKCRCTIDRDCISCKKGFYESSTFCQKSCSIGCQNQSCNDDGTCNCTSRFNGTTCTECMYGYHGTNCDELCSVGCEKRQCNKDGTCSCRDYFEGTTCDTCSNGRYGDYCDQMCSVGCNEAMDCYRKNGSCECLPNFTGAKCEKCTDGLYGQSCDLHCPYNCKGGSCSRYEGKCTLGCVDGYSGDNCTNPCDNTCATCLQNDTTHCESCNNGYTGTTCQCPPNCNCSTGFEICISCTNGYANSEKQCTCQSKYCIGSECDQCSDQTFYVDNNACCPCPKNCRNDVCKNGPECISGCMDGFYGLNCSRNCSFLSAECLQCNQTDGKCSLCSKGYSLHENGSCNGCPKNLYGYLCDTKCPENCQQDKNDTSCNNEGKCIYGCVDGYKGDDCTESDKSVNVAAESPVGYIVGVMTVVVIIGVVVTVFFLRRRLARLSPSHTNGSMNTTVKADVIVEN; encoded by the exons ATGACAGAAATGATATTTTGGATACTTACGATACTCTGCGTTGTTCGATCATGTATGGCAg TGACGGTAATGATAGACGGGAAGGAGTTGGATTGCGAAAAAAATTGTACGTGTTGTAAGAGAGGAACAACATGTAGATATGATAACGTTTGTACAGGCGGATGTGTAGCAACCATATCTGGTCATAGATGTCGTCACTCTTGTCCCGAAAACTGCTACACGTGCGAATATAATTACGGCCAAATATGTCACACCTGTAAagatacattttatgataacACCAGTTCGTGTAGCAAGAGCTGTTCTGTCGGATGCAACAATGCAACCTGTAATGACGATGGGACATGTGACCCATGTCAAGCAAATTTCGAAGGGCCTAGATGCactacatgtatacaaggaAAATATGGTCCTGATTGTATTTTAAACTGCTCAAATCAGAAATGCCGATGTACGATTGACAGAGATTGCATTTCCTGTAAAAAGGGATTCTATGAGAGCAGCACCTTCTGTCAAAAATCTTGTTCCATTGGATGTCAAAATCAATCTTGTAATGACGATGGAACGTGTAATTGTACCTCACGATTTAATGGAACTACATGCACTGAATGTATGTACGGATATCATGGGACAAACTGCGATGAACTCTGTTCCGTAGGCTGCGAAAAAAGACAATGTAATAAAGATGGCACTTGTTCCTGTCGAGATTACTTTGAAGGAACAACATGTGATACATGTTCGAATGGACGATACGGTGATTATTGCGATCAAATGTGCAGTGTCGGTTGTAACGAAGCAATGgattgttacagaaaaaacggCTCCTGTGAATGTCTTCCTAATTTTACTGGGGCTAAATGTGAAAAATGCACAGACGGTCTTTACGGACAATCATGTGACTTACATTGCCCGTATAATTGCAAAGGGGGCTCTTGCTCACGATATGAAGGGAAATGCACACTTGGTTGTGTTGATGGTTATTCGGGTGACAATTGCACAAACCCTTGTGACAATACATGCGCAACATGTCTACAAAATGATACAACACACTGCGAGTCTTGCAACAATGGCTACACTGGAACAACATGCCAATGTCCTCCTAACTGCAACTGTTCGACTGGATTTGAAATTTGTATTTCTTGTACAAATGGGTATGCTAATTCTGAAAAACAATGCACGTGTCAATCGAAATATTGCATCGGGAGTGAATGTGATCAATGTAGTGACCAGACGTTTTATGTTGATAACAATGCGTGCTGTCCATGTCCAAAAAATTGCAGAAATGATGTCTGCAAGAATGGACCCGAGTGTATATCCGGTTGTATGGACGGCTTTTACGGTCTCAATTGTTCTAGAAACTGTTCGTTCCTCAGTGCTGAGTGTCTACAATGTAACCAGACGGATGGAAAGTGCTCGTTGTGCAGTAAGGGATATTCCCTACATGAAAATGGCAGTTGCAATGGCTGCCCAAAAAATCTCTACGGATATTTATGTGATACAAAATGTCCTGAAAACTGTCAGCAAGATAAAAACGATACGAGTTGTAACAACGAAGGTAAATGTATATATGGATGCGTTGATGGCTACAAAGGGGATGACTGCACAG AGAGCGATAAATCAGTTAATGTAGCTGCCGAGTCACCAGTAGGATATATTGTGGGGGTAATGACCGTTGTAGTCATCATCGGTGTGGTTGTTACGGTCTTCTTTCTGCGTCGAAG ATTAGCTCGCCTGTCTCCTTCACACACAAACGGAAGCATGAATACAACTGTCAAAGCTGACGTTATTGTCGAAAACTAG